Proteins from a genomic interval of Diospyros lotus cultivar Yz01 chromosome 6, ASM1463336v1, whole genome shotgun sequence:
- the LOC127803121 gene encoding uncharacterized protein LOC127803121, translating to MSVSIEALAMAGANYLDYGMDIKEWERLASQLPPHLFLEEDDDDVGMERKNNSSPSAETCSSNDHDADEEEEEASAAGYPKCLRSMVWLTTSCRGHVVDEHEDGNREKTLNFQQLLPA from the coding sequence ATGTCTGTTTCCATTGAAGCTCTAGCAATGGCAGGTGCTAATTACCTTGATTATGGCATGGACATTAAAGAATGGGAACGCCTGGCCTCGCAGCTTCCTCCCCATCTATTTCTTGAAGAAGACGACGACGACGTAGGTATGGAGAGGAAGAATAATAGCTCTCCATCTGCAGAAACTTGTTCCTCAAATGATCATGACGctgacgaagaagaagaagaagcaagcgCAGCAGGCTATCCGAAATGTTTGAGGTCGATGGTGTGGTTAACAACGAGCTGCCGTGGGCACGTTGTTGATGAACATGAGGATGGAAATCGAGAGAAGACCCTAAACTTTCAGCAATTGTTGCCAGCATGA